Proteins encoded within one genomic window of Oncorhynchus nerka isolate Pitt River linkage group LG9b, Oner_Uvic_2.0, whole genome shotgun sequence:
- the LOC135565729 gene encoding receptor-type tyrosine-protein phosphatase mu-like has translation MWRQSVPKTVCTPDGLYPRHSVPKTVCTQDEPPVPIAPPQLTAVGATYMWIQLNANSINGDGPIIDREVEYRTVSGTMYDLQPVDKTTHKIGHLTPDTDYEISVLLTRPLDGGTGAPGPPLRARTKCAGES, from the exons ATGTGGAGACAGTCCGTACCCAAGACGGTCTGTACCCCAGACGGTCTGTACCCAAGACACTCTGTACCCAAGACGGTCTGTACCCAAGACG AGCCTCCGGTGCCCATCGCTCCCCCGCAGCTGACAGCGGTCGGCGCCACCTACATGTGGATCCAACTCAACGCTAACTCCATCAACGGAGACGGGCCAATCATCGACCGAGAG GTGGAGTACCGCACCGTGTCAGGGACCATGTATGACCTGCAGCCTGTGGACAAGACCACCCATAAGATAGGTCACCTGACACCCGACACAGACTATGAGATCAGTGTGCTGTTGACCAGGCCCCTGGATGGAGGGACTGGGGCCCCCGGGCCTCCTCTCAGGGCCAGGACCAAGTGTGCCGGTGAGTCCTGA